The proteins below are encoded in one region of Planctopirus limnophila DSM 3776:
- a CDS encoding lysophospholipid acyltransferase family protein, whose protein sequence is MKIQSPFLIRCGAWFAISTMRLIISTCRLEYRSPDPKTRLDCPFGPDVPERYVVPVWHDLLLFPTFTARRSDLCCGLVSRHDGASFLSTAIEMLGGKAIRGSSRKGATSALKQMLTQTDGYHILITPDGPMGPRRQMKQGAIFMASNLQRRIVPTAYWASRVWRIKGSWTDIVIPKPFSKIIIVSGEAISIPPELSREDITYWTNHLQQAMDQLHAELEASTTTAKSSKIEAEQTACSASPQLQISGSERHAA, encoded by the coding sequence ATGAAGATCCAAAGCCCATTTTTGATTCGCTGTGGTGCATGGTTCGCCATCAGCACCATGCGACTGATTATCTCCACCTGCCGTCTCGAGTATCGCTCGCCAGATCCCAAAACACGACTCGATTGTCCTTTTGGCCCTGATGTACCCGAGAGGTATGTCGTCCCTGTCTGGCACGACTTGCTCTTGTTCCCGACCTTCACCGCCCGTCGGAGCGACCTCTGCTGCGGTCTTGTCAGCCGGCATGATGGCGCTTCATTTCTTTCCACCGCCATTGAAATGCTCGGCGGCAAGGCCATTCGTGGCTCGAGCCGTAAAGGAGCAACGTCGGCTCTCAAGCAGATGCTCACCCAGACGGATGGCTATCACATTCTGATTACGCCCGATGGCCCGATGGGGCCACGTCGTCAGATGAAACAGGGAGCCATTTTCATGGCTTCTAACCTGCAAAGGCGGATTGTCCCCACAGCTTACTGGGCTTCCAGAGTCTGGCGGATTAAAGGCTCGTGGACAGATATAGTCATCCCCAAGCCCTTCTCGAAAATCATTATTGTCTCAGGCGAAGCGATCTCTATCCCCCCGGAACTTTCACGAGAAGATATCACTTATTGGACCAATCATCTGCAGCAGGCCATGGATCAACTCCATGCGGAACTCGAAGCTTCTACGACGACAGCGAAGTCTTCGAAAATAGAGGCTGAACAAACAGCATGTTCAGCCTCCCCACAGCTTCAGATATCAGGTTCCGAGCGTCACGCCGCCTGA
- a CDS encoding tetratricopeptide repeat protein, which produces MRPQIIGMALAVLIAFSGCASSKGSLFGSKSKSTDSTNSKIASSKSDGKKSPKQEELEDLLGSRKETPVAFRGGSGTSPSKKKDTRLENPDQPFGDNTRLSSNRSIRDLMRDGAKYESQQKWDQAVDAYESVLLSEPQHAEAHHRLAVIADRREDYRLADQHYRVAMQRKPTDANLLSDVGYSHFLRGELDRAEGYLKQAIESDNKHRVAHLNLGLVYGKQNRYDESLAMFQAVASEEEVQRNMATLFPDGPPAGQDTQLASHRNAAAVPAGRTPRNDLMPEWANTPAGSQPAGSTSTNSMIPPAGNPTASDAWALSSPGMSSPGMSSPGMASNGMNSSPANAGVANANSSNSQPSGNDFWQGNAATNTASPDFPPRSSSVPSTGLAPRTQMANISPPAQGMPTANGSFNSPESMAARSLGTPMQTNSAALAAELAMNSGWGNLFPTSSNYGTPAASSAQQGGPSVPQLPVMTQQTAWPQAPGEYRDPAAGNNLSGNNLSRGGNPPATVSPTAPAGMPGDTRNMNPPGTSAAAGVWPTTSVPWNSPTSNQPSASSWGDSSQLANRPQANGAMNQAPPSMPQIQAGPSSSSTFDQQSMADTEKPPLFPSVQWASPHSTPWNSTTQGSVTQSGNELSSQIQPAGFQQEADPRSSTSGQGSATGNMSRSNGNSPEPWPYGPAASTNRPNVRPTASLNVDGRSGTSNNSTSGPPPWPYGQ; this is translated from the coding sequence ATGCGACCACAAATCATCGGCATGGCCCTGGCGGTTCTGATCGCCTTCTCCGGGTGCGCATCCTCGAAGGGGAGTCTCTTCGGCTCGAAATCCAAATCCACCGATAGCACAAACTCGAAAATTGCCAGTTCCAAATCAGACGGGAAGAAATCTCCCAAGCAGGAAGAGCTGGAAGATCTGCTGGGCTCTCGCAAAGAGACTCCCGTCGCCTTTCGCGGTGGTTCTGGAACTTCTCCTTCAAAGAAAAAAGACACTCGGCTCGAAAACCCGGATCAACCGTTTGGAGATAACACACGCCTGTCATCCAATCGATCGATTCGTGATCTCATGAGAGATGGGGCCAAGTACGAATCGCAACAGAAGTGGGATCAGGCCGTCGACGCTTACGAAAGTGTCCTCTTAAGTGAGCCTCAACACGCAGAAGCTCATCATCGTCTGGCTGTGATCGCCGACCGTCGAGAAGATTACCGTCTGGCTGATCAACACTATCGCGTGGCGATGCAACGAAAGCCCACAGATGCCAATCTCCTCAGCGACGTCGGTTATTCTCACTTTCTCCGCGGCGAACTCGACCGGGCCGAAGGCTATCTGAAGCAGGCCATCGAATCCGATAACAAACACCGAGTGGCCCATTTGAATCTCGGTCTCGTTTACGGAAAACAGAACCGCTATGACGAATCGCTGGCGATGTTTCAGGCTGTCGCCTCGGAAGAAGAAGTCCAGCGGAATATGGCGACACTCTTTCCGGATGGCCCACCTGCAGGACAGGATACTCAACTGGCCAGCCATCGAAATGCGGCTGCAGTTCCCGCAGGTCGAACGCCTCGAAATGACCTGATGCCCGAATGGGCCAACACTCCCGCTGGCTCTCAACCTGCAGGTTCAACATCCACAAACTCCATGATTCCACCGGCAGGCAACCCCACTGCCAGCGATGCCTGGGCACTGTCATCTCCAGGAATGTCATCTCCAGGAATGTCATCTCCAGGTATGGCATCGAATGGGATGAACAGTTCTCCTGCCAACGCCGGAGTCGCTAACGCTAATTCGTCGAACTCTCAGCCATCTGGCAATGATTTCTGGCAAGGCAATGCTGCCACAAACACAGCCAGCCCTGATTTCCCGCCCCGCTCTTCGAGTGTCCCCTCCACAGGTCTGGCGCCTCGAACACAAATGGCCAACATTTCGCCACCTGCTCAGGGCATGCCGACTGCCAATGGATCGTTCAATTCACCAGAATCAATGGCAGCTCGTTCTTTGGGAACACCCATGCAAACGAACTCAGCCGCTCTGGCTGCTGAACTTGCCATGAACTCGGGCTGGGGCAATCTTTTTCCCACAAGTTCCAATTATGGAACTCCGGCGGCATCGTCAGCACAGCAAGGTGGCCCATCGGTACCACAACTTCCCGTAATGACGCAGCAAACGGCCTGGCCTCAAGCTCCTGGGGAATATCGTGATCCGGCCGCAGGCAATAACCTCTCAGGCAATAACCTCTCCAGGGGTGGCAATCCTCCAGCGACAGTCAGTCCGACGGCTCCTGCCGGGATGCCTGGTGATACGAGAAACATGAACCCGCCTGGCACGAGTGCCGCAGCAGGCGTCTGGCCCACCACCAGTGTTCCGTGGAACTCCCCCACCAGCAATCAACCATCCGCCTCCAGTTGGGGAGACTCATCTCAACTCGCCAATAGGCCTCAAGCGAACGGCGCCATGAATCAGGCCCCGCCATCGATGCCTCAGATCCAGGCCGGCCCTTCGAGCAGTTCAACTTTTGATCAGCAAAGTATGGCTGACACAGAAAAACCACCACTGTTCCCCTCAGTCCAATGGGCCTCTCCTCACTCAACTCCCTGGAATTCAACGACTCAAGGCTCAGTCACTCAGTCCGGAAATGAACTCTCGTCGCAAATTCAACCCGCCGGCTTCCAACAGGAAGCTGATCCGCGCAGTTCAACTTCTGGCCAGGGCTCGGCGACCGGAAACATGTCCCGCTCCAATGGAAATTCACCTGAGCCATGGCCCTATGGCCCTGCCGCAAGTACCAATCGACCCAATGTTCGGCCCACTGCTTCCTTGAATGTGGATGGTCGTTCGGGCACTTCCAACAATTCCACCAGCGGGCCGCCCCCCTGGCCTTACGGGCAATAA
- a CDS encoding RsmE family RNA methyltransferase, whose protein sequence is MSRFFHPELLKPLDSGELLLEGSEAHHALHVLRVKTGQQIVLFDGHGNSATAEVIRPGRKDVGLRIVSGIQHSSPPALQLTLLVATPKGDRLDWMVEKLTELGVSRFVPLITQRSVVDPRESKLERLRQTVISACKQSHRDWLMEIEEPARLTDWLNRKDHPTQWFGSLQAPLVARKASNDSQPIASANSRMPLENTSLAILIGPEGGWTSEEESQLMTSGARPVRLGQFVLRTETAAIALTSLALNEFSL, encoded by the coding sequence ATGTCTCGATTTTTTCATCCCGAATTGCTGAAGCCTCTCGATTCTGGAGAACTCCTCCTGGAAGGATCGGAAGCGCATCACGCACTCCATGTGCTGCGTGTTAAAACAGGTCAGCAAATTGTGCTCTTTGATGGGCACGGAAACTCGGCTACAGCCGAAGTCATCCGTCCCGGTCGCAAAGATGTCGGTCTCAGAATCGTGAGTGGCATCCAGCACTCATCACCACCCGCTCTGCAATTGACACTGCTGGTCGCGACTCCCAAAGGGGATCGGCTCGATTGGATGGTTGAAAAGCTGACAGAACTGGGCGTATCGAGATTTGTTCCGCTGATCACTCAAAGATCGGTCGTCGATCCGCGAGAAAGCAAACTGGAAAGACTCCGGCAAACCGTGATCAGTGCCTGTAAACAATCCCATCGCGACTGGCTGATGGAGATCGAAGAACCAGCGCGCTTGACCGACTGGTTGAACAGGAAAGACCATCCGACCCAATGGTTCGGCAGTTTGCAAGCTCCGCTTGTCGCTCGAAAAGCCTCCAACGATTCACAGCCGATCGCCTCTGCAAATTCCCGCATGCCATTAGAAAATACATCGTTAGCGATTCTGATTGGCCCGGAAGGGGGCTGGACTTCTGAAGAAGAATCGCAATTGATGACCTCTGGTGCGCGCCCTGTGCGACTGGGGCAATTTGTATTGAGGACAGAGACAGCCGCAATTGCGCTCACATCGCTCGCCCTGAATGAATTCTCACTTTAA
- a CDS encoding TAT-variant-translocated molybdopterin oxidoreductase: MSIAANSPSKSADVPGLRSQSFIPNEYWRSLDELEQTPEFVEFLHREFPVAASEFPTGVSRRRWLQIMGASLALAGVSGCRWEREIIAPFVNRPSDRIPGEPQKFATAFEIGGVVRPLEVTAFDGRPIKVDGNPEHPLNGGGSDGYTQAMLLHLYDPDRSRDVAEIKAGKASPSSWDSYNSFASKLFPAAATSGGKGLRVLAEISSSASRARLKEAFLAKFPEAKWYEYESVSFDNDRLGTVKAFGKPLRTVIDLTEADTIIALDADLFGSHPQATANLRQWALRRDPEAGPMNRMYVAESQLSSAGGAADHRLAVRSADMASLLAKLEKAVGDVLSGKTLSAKEGEPEQRWIHAAAGDLVASKGKSLVVVGLLHGEDVQARAHRLNSTLGNIGKTVRFIADPTSTGDQAAPSSAEQLKALTAEMAAGQVDIALVLGGNPVYAAPKEIGFAEAYAKVKHRIHLSEYVDETSLASTWHLARSHQLESWADLKSWDGRLMLRQPLISPIFSTKSDLEVLAETAGEADVVSLDIVRATLKNILPAAGFTEEFRRLAHDGFRKEEEISVVEVALKEGLELPEPAASASNEIEVVFVPSTSTFDGRFANNGWLQEAPDPLTKITWDNAAVISPETAKELKVGYGEVISLAMGKDSIDLPVYLLPGQALNSIGVAIGYGRTAAGHVGGLISADVDPVGVDTASIKPAGANLVVGAKVAKTGRTYKLATTQDHHNIDVGGMKQVAQTVGKLVREGTLEDYKAHPDFAQHVVHIPPLDSLWPDQPWQLSKENRAWGMSIDLSKCVGCNACTIACQSENNVPIVGRDQVARGREMHWLRIDRYFKGPDSDPQMVMQPLTCQQCENAPCEQVCPVAATAHSPEGLNDMAYNRCVGTRYCANNCPYKVRRFNFLDYNKKYETAQADGQDLTLLILNPEVTVRERGVMEKCTYCVQRIQHVKIVAKNEQREIRDGEIVTACQQACPARAIEFGDLREPEWNVSKNHNSPRAYAILAELNTRPRTKYLARIRNLHPELAPPSEHAHGGHGSHGHDDHGHGEAKHGDHAHGKDGHDDHDHPEKPATKKPEEAKKEAAARKATLQDILKGTMLS, translated from the coding sequence ATGTCGATTGCCGCTAATTCGCCGTCGAAAAGTGCCGATGTTCCCGGTCTGCGGAGCCAGTCGTTCATTCCCAATGAATATTGGCGAAGTCTCGATGAATTGGAGCAGACCCCTGAGTTCGTCGAATTTCTGCATCGCGAATTTCCAGTCGCGGCTTCTGAATTCCCAACAGGGGTCAGCCGCCGTCGGTGGCTGCAGATCATGGGTGCTTCGCTGGCTTTAGCCGGTGTCAGTGGTTGCCGCTGGGAGCGCGAAATCATCGCTCCTTTCGTTAATCGCCCCTCGGATCGTATTCCTGGCGAACCTCAAAAGTTTGCCACTGCCTTCGAAATTGGTGGTGTTGTCCGTCCTCTGGAAGTGACCGCCTTCGATGGTCGTCCGATCAAGGTCGATGGTAATCCTGAGCATCCTTTAAATGGCGGCGGCAGCGACGGCTACACCCAGGCGATGCTCCTTCATCTGTACGATCCCGATCGTTCCCGCGATGTAGCAGAAATCAAGGCAGGCAAAGCCTCTCCTTCCAGTTGGGATAGTTACAACTCGTTCGCCAGCAAGCTCTTTCCTGCCGCTGCGACATCTGGCGGCAAAGGTCTGCGAGTTCTCGCTGAAATCAGTTCGTCTGCATCGCGAGCCCGCCTCAAAGAAGCATTTCTGGCCAAGTTCCCGGAAGCCAAGTGGTACGAATATGAGTCTGTGAGTTTCGACAACGACCGTCTCGGTACAGTCAAAGCCTTTGGTAAGCCACTTCGCACAGTGATCGATCTCACCGAAGCCGACACGATTATCGCTCTCGATGCCGACCTGTTTGGCAGTCATCCCCAGGCTACAGCCAATCTACGGCAGTGGGCTCTCCGGCGTGACCCCGAAGCTGGCCCCATGAACCGCATGTATGTGGCCGAAAGTCAGCTCTCCAGCGCAGGCGGCGCTGCGGATCATCGACTGGCTGTGCGGAGTGCCGATATGGCCAGCCTCCTGGCCAAACTGGAAAAGGCCGTTGGCGATGTTCTCTCTGGAAAAACACTCAGTGCTAAAGAGGGTGAGCCAGAGCAGCGCTGGATTCATGCTGCCGCTGGCGATCTTGTGGCCAGCAAAGGGAAATCGCTGGTCGTTGTCGGCCTGCTCCACGGCGAAGATGTCCAGGCCCGTGCTCACCGCCTCAACAGTACTTTGGGCAACATCGGCAAGACCGTTCGCTTTATCGCCGATCCCACATCAACGGGCGATCAGGCCGCTCCTTCATCAGCTGAGCAGCTGAAGGCCCTGACGGCTGAGATGGCCGCTGGTCAGGTTGATATCGCACTGGTGCTGGGTGGTAACCCCGTCTATGCCGCTCCGAAAGAAATTGGCTTTGCCGAAGCTTACGCCAAGGTGAAGCACCGGATTCATTTGAGTGAGTATGTCGATGAGACCTCACTTGCCAGTACCTGGCACCTGGCTCGTTCGCACCAGTTGGAATCGTGGGCTGACCTGAAGTCGTGGGATGGCCGGTTGATGCTGCGTCAGCCGCTGATCTCGCCGATTTTCAGCACCAAGTCCGATCTGGAAGTGCTGGCTGAAACCGCTGGCGAAGCCGATGTTGTATCGCTGGATATTGTGCGGGCCACGCTGAAGAACATTCTTCCGGCTGCTGGCTTTACCGAAGAATTCCGTCGGCTGGCTCATGATGGCTTCCGCAAGGAAGAAGAGATTTCCGTTGTCGAAGTCGCTCTCAAGGAAGGTCTGGAGCTTCCAGAGCCAGCTGCCAGTGCCAGCAATGAGATCGAAGTGGTCTTCGTCCCTTCCACCAGCACGTTTGATGGCCGGTTTGCCAACAATGGCTGGTTGCAGGAGGCCCCCGATCCTCTCACCAAGATCACGTGGGATAACGCAGCCGTCATCAGCCCTGAGACTGCCAAAGAACTCAAAGTTGGCTACGGCGAAGTGATTTCGCTGGCCATGGGTAAAGACTCGATCGATCTGCCAGTCTACTTGCTGCCAGGTCAGGCTCTCAATTCGATTGGTGTGGCCATCGGGTATGGTCGCACAGCCGCCGGTCATGTCGGTGGGCTGATCTCGGCTGACGTTGATCCTGTGGGCGTCGATACCGCCTCGATCAAGCCAGCCGGTGCCAACCTCGTCGTGGGTGCCAAGGTTGCCAAAACGGGCCGTACCTACAAGCTCGCCACCACTCAGGATCACCACAACATTGATGTGGGTGGCATGAAACAAGTGGCTCAAACAGTGGGCAAACTGGTGCGGGAAGGGACACTCGAAGACTATAAGGCTCATCCCGACTTTGCCCAGCATGTGGTTCACATTCCACCGCTGGATTCGCTCTGGCCCGATCAACCCTGGCAGTTATCTAAGGAAAACCGCGCCTGGGGGATGTCGATTGATCTCTCGAAGTGCGTGGGCTGCAATGCCTGCACGATTGCCTGCCAGTCGGAAAACAACGTGCCGATTGTCGGTCGCGATCAGGTGGCCCGCGGTCGCGAAATGCACTGGTTGCGGATTGACCGCTATTTCAAAGGTCCCGACAGCGACCCGCAGATGGTCATGCAGCCACTCACCTGTCAGCAGTGTGAAAACGCTCCCTGCGAGCAGGTTTGCCCTGTGGCAGCGACGGCTCACAGCCCCGAAGGGCTCAATGACATGGCGTACAACCGCTGTGTCGGTACGCGCTACTGTGCGAACAACTGCCCCTACAAGGTTCGCCGCTTTAACTTCCTCGATTACAACAAGAAGTACGAGACAGCTCAGGCCGATGGTCAGGACCTGACACTCCTCATTCTCAATCCGGAAGTCACCGTTCGCGAACGTGGTGTGATGGAAAAATGCACCTACTGCGTCCAGCGGATTCAGCACGTCAAGATTGTCGCCAAGAACGAACAGCGCGAAATTCGCGATGGTGAGATTGTGACAGCCTGCCAGCAGGCCTGCCCCGCCAGAGCCATTGAGTTCGGCGATCTTCGTGAACCCGAATGGAATGTCAGCAAGAATCACAACTCGCCACGAGCCTATGCGATTCTTGCAGAGCTCAATACCAGACCTCGCACCAAGTATCTGGCCCGTATTCGCAACCTCCACCCGGAACTCGCTCCACCTTCTGAGCACGCTCATGGTGGGCACGGCAGTCATGGCCACGATGATCATGGTCACGGTGAAGCCAAGCACGGCGATCATGCGCACGGCAAGGATGGGCACGACGATCATGACCATCCCGAAAAGCCAGCCACGAAAAAGCCCGAAGAAGCCAAGAAAGAAGCTGCGGCCCGTAAGGCCACTCTCCAGGACATCCTGAAGGGGACTATGTTGAGCTGA
- a CDS encoding cytochrome c3 family protein gives MQKFRFPTWLDRLLPVVGGLLAFGALYVGGMLFVGASPWTIDVGYQPTQPVPFSHALHAGKLKMDCRYCHNTVDRAAFAAVPSTATCIKCHRGADENGTITTTAVRSKSPKLLPVRESYASGNSVLWVKIHDLPDYAYFNHSAHVRRGVACVSCHGRIDKMEEVQQKKPLSMAWCLECHRNPEPNLRPPELVTQMDWAPPEGQSAEAIGAEIKKNLHIQTKENCSTCHR, from the coding sequence ATGCAGAAGTTTCGCTTTCCTACATGGCTGGATCGTCTTCTCCCTGTCGTTGGGGGGCTCCTGGCATTCGGTGCGTTGTATGTGGGTGGAATGCTGTTTGTCGGGGCAAGTCCCTGGACCATCGATGTTGGTTACCAGCCGACTCAACCTGTTCCCTTCAGCCATGCCTTGCATGCCGGCAAGCTGAAGATGGATTGCCGGTACTGCCATAACACGGTCGATCGCGCTGCCTTTGCTGCAGTGCCATCAACCGCCACCTGCATCAAATGCCACCGCGGTGCTGATGAAAATGGCACGATCACCACCACAGCAGTGCGTTCGAAGAGCCCCAAACTGCTCCCCGTCCGTGAGAGCTATGCCTCGGGCAACTCAGTCTTGTGGGTGAAGATCCACGATCTGCCCGACTATGCCTACTTCAATCACAGTGCTCACGTTCGCCGAGGTGTGGCTTGTGTTTCTTGTCACGGCCGCATCGACAAAATGGAAGAAGTCCAGCAGAAAAAGCCCCTCTCGATGGCGTGGTGTCTGGAGTGTCATCGCAATCCAGAGCCAAACTTGAGGCCACCAGAACTGGTCACACAAATGGACTGGGCTCCCCCAGAAGGTCAGTCGGCCGAGGCGATTGGAGCTGAGATTAAAAAGAATCTCCACATCCAGACCAAGGAAAACTGCTCGACCTGCCACCGATAG
- the glgX gene encoding glycogen debranching protein GlgX: protein MRVWAGRPYPLGANWDGAGVNFALFSENATKVELCLFDSGDSLSESSRIELPEQTDQVWHGYFPELRPGQLYGYRVYGPYDPAHGMRFNSNKLLLDPYAKAIGRDLYWHDSVFGYEVGSRNEDLSFDARDSAPYAPLALVVEEAYTWGDDRSPRTPWHNTIIYELHVKGFTQLMPGVPDKLRGTYAGLASAAAIDHLKKLGVTAVELMPIHHHVDEHGLHLRGKTNYWGYNTLAYFAPSVRFSSVRHPLFAAHEFKSMVRTLHASGIEVILDVVYNHTAEGNQLGPTLSLRGIDNTAYYRLMGDNGRYYMDFSGCGNTLNMRHPRVLQLVMDSLRYWVTEMHVDGFRFDLASALARELYEVDKLGAFFDIIHQDPVLSRVKLIAEPWDVGPGGYQVGNFPTGWTEWNGKYRDCMRRFWRGDGGTIGETATRLTGSSDLYAHSGRRPYASVNFITCHDGFTLHDLVSYEHKHNEANGEDNRDGANDNHSSGYGAEGETTDPAINRVRMRQMRNLLGTLLLSQGVPMIYSGDEIGQTQRGNNNAYCHDNSLSWVDWSLLEKEKDWFEFVRKLIKIRKSQPALRRRRFFSGQGIRGENVKDVYWLSSEGHEISGDYWNHDSVRCFGMLMAGDVEEFDEVGNAIRGDNLLVLFNAGTTPVSFQYPVAGPAGPSMDLMIDTARPHAVHVAFDAVHPYPLEDRSLALFRWKPATPEIS from the coding sequence ATGCGAGTCTGGGCAGGTCGACCTTATCCACTGGGAGCTAACTGGGATGGTGCGGGAGTTAACTTTGCGCTCTTCTCCGAGAATGCCACCAAGGTGGAACTCTGCCTGTTCGATTCCGGAGATTCTCTGAGTGAATCCAGCCGCATTGAACTTCCTGAACAGACAGATCAGGTCTGGCATGGCTATTTTCCAGAACTTCGCCCGGGCCAGCTTTATGGCTACCGTGTGTACGGCCCCTACGACCCTGCACATGGCATGCGGTTTAATTCGAATAAACTCTTGCTCGATCCTTATGCAAAAGCGATTGGACGCGATCTTTACTGGCATGACTCCGTCTTTGGTTATGAGGTCGGCAGTAGAAATGAAGATCTCAGTTTCGATGCTCGCGACAGCGCTCCTTATGCTCCTTTAGCTCTTGTGGTGGAAGAGGCATATACCTGGGGTGATGACCGTTCACCTCGCACGCCATGGCATAACACGATTATCTACGAACTGCACGTTAAGGGTTTTACTCAACTGATGCCGGGAGTTCCTGATAAGCTGCGGGGAACTTATGCAGGGCTGGCTTCTGCCGCTGCGATTGATCATTTAAAAAAGCTGGGAGTCACAGCCGTTGAGCTGATGCCGATCCATCATCATGTCGATGAGCATGGATTGCATTTGCGTGGCAAGACTAACTACTGGGGATACAATACACTCGCTTATTTCGCCCCTAGTGTTCGATTCAGTTCAGTCAGGCACCCGTTGTTTGCCGCTCATGAATTCAAGTCGATGGTGCGGACGCTGCATGCCTCCGGGATCGAAGTGATTCTCGACGTCGTCTACAACCATACGGCTGAAGGCAATCAGCTCGGGCCGACACTCTCTTTACGCGGGATTGATAACACCGCTTATTATCGATTAATGGGAGATAACGGCCGCTACTATATGGATTTCTCCGGTTGTGGTAATACTCTAAATATGCGTCATCCCCGCGTGCTGCAACTGGTCATGGACAGCCTGCGCTACTGGGTGACAGAAATGCATGTCGATGGTTTTCGCTTTGACCTGGCGAGTGCTTTAGCCCGTGAACTCTACGAAGTCGATAAGCTGGGAGCCTTCTTTGATATCATTCATCAGGATCCCGTGCTTTCCCGGGTGAAATTGATTGCTGAGCCCTGGGATGTTGGCCCGGGCGGATATCAGGTCGGCAACTTCCCGACTGGCTGGACCGAGTGGAACGGGAAGTACCGCGATTGCATGCGACGTTTCTGGCGTGGCGATGGTGGTACGATTGGTGAGACAGCCACCCGGCTCACCGGGTCAAGCGATCTGTATGCCCACAGTGGACGCAGACCCTATGCCAGCGTGAATTTTATCACCTGTCACGATGGCTTCACCCTACACGACCTTGTTTCGTATGAACACAAACATAACGAGGCCAATGGCGAAGATAATCGTGACGGTGCGAACGATAATCACAGTTCTGGTTACGGCGCTGAAGGCGAGACGACCGATCCTGCCATCAATCGCGTTCGTATGCGGCAAATGAGAAATTTGTTGGGGACGCTACTGTTATCGCAAGGCGTTCCCATGATCTACTCCGGCGACGAAATCGGTCAGACCCAAAGAGGAAACAACAACGCTTATTGTCATGACAATTCGCTTTCGTGGGTTGATTGGAGTTTGCTGGAGAAGGAGAAAGACTGGTTCGAGTTTGTTCGCAAACTCATCAAGATTCGAAAATCTCAGCCCGCACTCAGACGCCGGCGATTCTTCTCGGGGCAAGGGATTCGTGGCGAGAATGTGAAAGATGTTTACTGGCTCTCGAGCGAAGGCCACGAAATCTCGGGGGATTACTGGAACCACGACTCTGTGAGATGTTTTGGCATGCTGATGGCGGGCGATGTGGAAGAGTTCGACGAAGTGGGGAATGCCATTCGAGGCGATAATTTACTGGTGCTATTCAATGCCGGGACGACGCCTGTTTCCTTCCAGTATCCTGTGGCAGGGCCGGCAGGCCCGAGTATGGATCTCATGATTGATACGGCCCGCCCACATGCAGTCCATGTCGCTTTTGATGCGGTTCATCCTTATCCGCTGGAAGATCGATCGCTGGCTCTGTTCCGCTGGAAACCCGCCACGCCAGAGATTTCGTAG